ACTGGCAAAGAAATCCATTGCGAATTTCAAGTTACGTAAGGGGCAAAAAATTGGAGCATGTGTCACGCTTCGCAAAAGAACGATGTATGATTTTTTAAACCGTCTTTTCAATGTGGCGCTTCCACGAGTGAGAGATTTTAAAGGTGTGTCCCCAAAAGCTTTTGATGGTCGCGGGAATTACACTATTGGAGTTACAGAACAGATTATTTTCCCTGAAATTCATTTTGATAAAGTGAATAAAGTAGCGGGAATGAATATAACGATTGTGACGAATGCAAAAACAAATGAAGAAGGACGAGCATTGCTGGAGTTTATGGGCATGCCTTTCCGAAAGTAAAAACGAGGACTCTATGGCGAAGACATCATTGATGGTCAAAGCAAAACGAACACCGAAATTTAAAGTGCGTCAATATCAT
This genomic interval from Deltaproteobacteria bacterium RIFCSPHIGHO2_02_FULL_44_16 contains the following:
- a CDS encoding 50S ribosomal protein L5; this encodes MAKEKTTTEKREPSTFEEHYRKQCVPQLKEKFNYKNVMEVPRVQKVVVNTCLKESLSDVKILEAIAEELAVITGQRPVYTLAKKSIANFKLRKGQKIGACVTLRKRTMYDFLNRLFNVALPRVRDFKGVSPKAFDGRGNYTIGVTEQIIFPEIHFDKVNKVAGMNITIVTNAKTNEEGRALLEFMGMPFRK